AAAGCCCCTCGCCGCCGGTCCCGCCGGGCCTACCATCGAACGATGTCAGCGCCGCAGGACGGCTCGACGATGATCGAGGGCCGGGTTGTGCACAAGGTGAGCAACGCCTTGCAGATCACCTTCCACGCGGGGCCCGGTGATCCGCTCGCCGTCGGGGTGCAGGGGGCGGGCAACGGGTTCGGCGCCAAGACCGCGATCCTGTTCGGCTTCAAGAACGGCGGCACCGGCACGCATCGGCTCACCTACCGCGACGGGTCGGTGGTGTGGGTGCAGTCGCGGGATTCCGCGCCGACGATATTGAGCCGCGGGGACGGCACCGCGCTGGGCACCATCCAGCGCGCCGACACCTCCACCGCGGTGGGGTCCACGGCCGGAACGCTTTTCCACTTCGTGCCCGATCCGGAGGAACCGCGCACCCCGGAACTGTTTCGCCTGCTGGTGCTCGACCGCATGGGCGCCGAAACCGCCCGGCTCGACGTGATCCGCACCGTCGGCGGCTGGACCGTGCGCCGGTTGGTCGAGGACCTCTACAACGAATCGATCTGGTGGGACCGGGCGGGCCAGCCCCTGCCCGTCCCCATTCTCGGCACCCGGCTGTGGCTGAAACACGCACCCGATCCGGTGGAACGGGATGTGCTGCTGGGCGCGTGCGTCGACATCACGCTGGGCCTGCGGCCCTACGTCGCGGTCATGAAATAGCCGATACCTCGACCACCAGCTTGCCGCGGTTCTTCCCGGTCAGCAGGCCCTGGAAGGCTTCCACGGCATGATCGAGGCCCTCGACGACATCCTCGAGGTAGCTGAGCTTGCCCTCGGCGATCCACTGTGCGGCGGCGGGAATGTATTCGGCGGCCTGGCTCATGAATTCGGAGACGATGAAGCCGCGCACGGTGAGGCTCTTGCGCAGAATGTTCGACATCAGCAGGGGCAGCCGGTCCGGGCCGGGCGGCAGATCGGTGTCGTTGTAGTTGGCGACCAAGCCGCATACCGGGATTCGCGCGTACTGGTTGAGCCGCGGCAGCACCGCATCGAAGACCGCGCCGCCGACGTTCTCGAAGTACACGTCGATGCCGTCGGGGGTGGCGGCGGCCAGCTGCTCGGCGAAATCGGGGGCGCGATGGTCGATCGCGGCATCGAAGCCGAAGTGATCGCGCAACAGCGCCACCTTCTCGGGACCGCCCGCGATGCCGACCGCCCGCGCGCCCTTGATCCTCGCGATCTGGCCGACGGTCGCCCCGACCGGGCCGGTGGCGGCGGCGACCACCACGGTCTCGCCCGGCTCGGGCCGGCCGATGGTCATCAGGCCCGAATAGGCGGTGATGCCCGGCATGCCCAGCACGCCGAGCGCGGTGGTCAGCGGGGCCAGCGCCGGATCCAGCTTCCGCAAGGTGGCGGCCCGCTCGACCGAATGGGTCTGCCAGCCGCCGTAGCCGAGCACCACATCGCCGGGACGTAGTGCGGGATCGTCGGATTCGAGCACGCGCGAGACGGTGGCCCCGCACATGGTCTGGCCGATCTCCACCGGCGGCGCGTACGAGGGCGCGTCGCTCATGCGGCCGCGCATGTAGGGATCCAGGGACAGGTACAGCGTCTGCAGCAGCGCCTCGCCCGGTTTCGGTGCCTCCAACTCGACCGTCTCGGTGCGGAAATTCTCCTGCTCGGGCCTGCCGACCGGCCGGGAGGCCAGGACTATCCGGGTGGACTTCATCGTCGGAACCTTTCGATGGACAACCCTTACATTCTGGATATTCTGCACCGCGGTGTCAGGCGAGTTCCGTCGCCCGGGACGGCGAGGCGGCGCGGGAACGAAAAGTGTTGGGGCCGTGGAGTGGCGGGGGCCGAGCCGGGGAGCGAGAATTTCGGGGTCGGCCGGGGATATGCGGTCGGGGAGGAAGAGGACCGCCATGGCCGGACAGCAGGTGGGGCGCGCGGGGCTGCTCGGCAGGGTGCGGGCGCGGGTGGCCGAGGACGGGCTGCTGTCGGTGTTGCGCGACATCGGTTTCGTGAGCCTCGGCAAGTACGGGCAGTTCCTGGTGACCGCGGTGACCGTGCCGCTCACCGCGCGGACGCTGGGGGTCAGCGGGGTCGGGTTGCTCGCCATCGGGATGTCGGCGTATTTCCTCGGGTCGCTGGTGGTGGATCTGGGGATCAATACGTTTCTGGCCGCGCTGATCGACGAGGAGGGCCTGGCCGAGCTGCGGGGCAGTTATCTCGCGGTGCGGGCGGCGGGGCTCGGAGTGATCGGGGTGGCGCTGGTCGCCGGACTGGCGTTCGGGGCCGGGGCGCATGTGCGAATGATCCTGCTGGGGTTGTTCGTCGGCGGCTTCCTGTCGATGTCGGAGGATTGGCTGCTGGTGGGGCAGGCGCGATTCGGGGCGTCCATGACGTATCAGATCGCCGGGCGCATCGTGTATCTCGTGCTGCTGGTGGCGATCCTGCCGGGACTGCCGCACGCGGAGATCGTGCTGCTGTGCCTGCTGCTGTCGTCCACGGTGACGGTGGCATTGACCTGGTGGGACGCACGCTCGCGGTACGGCCGGCCGGGCCGCCCGAGCAAGGTGGCGATGATTCTGCGCAAGGGCGCGCCGATCGTGGCGTCGCGGCTGCTGGTGACCAGTTACGGGCAGGGGACCGCGACGGTGTACTCGTCGGTCCTGGACGCGGCGTCGCTCGGATTGTATTCGGCCAGTGACAAACTCGTGCGGGCGGTGCAGTCGCTGCTGGATCCGGTCGGGCTGGCGCTGCTGCCGCGGATGGCGCGCGAACGCGAGGACGCCAACTTCTGGCGGCACGAGATGCGGGCGCTGGGCGCGTGTGTGATCGTGGCAGCCGTTGCGGCGGCGGGGATTTGGCTCGCCGCGCCGCTGGCGGTGCGCATCGTCTACGACGACGACTTCCGCGGCGTGGTGCCGATCCTGCGGGTGGAGGTGTGCATTCTGGTCGCCACCGCGACCACCTCGTTCGTCACCACCGCGCTGCTACCGGTGCGCCAGGACACCGTCGGCGTCATGATCGGCGCGGTCATCGGGACCGCGGTCGCGGCCACCGCCCTGCTGCTCACCCTGCGCACGCATTCGGTGTGGACGCTGGTGTGGGGCACGGTGGCCGCCGAATTCTGTGTCGCGGCTTGGTATCTCGCGCGCAGCGGGCGGCTCGCCGCGCGCGAGCGACCTCAGCGGGCGCTACCGGCCAGCCACTGATCCCAGCTCAAGGTCCAGTCGCCGTTCTGCCACACCTCGAGCGGGGCGCCGCCGGTATTGCGCACCTCCACCACATCACCGGGTTGCGCGAAGTTGAAGAACCACTGCGCGTTCTCCTGATTGAGGTTGAGACAGCCGTGCGAGGTGTCGGTATTACCCTGCGCCCACACCGTGGAATCCAGCTGATGCAGATAGATGCCGTCGGTGCTGATGCGGGTGGCCCAGCCGATGGCCTCCTTGTAGCCCAGCCGCGAATTCACCGGCAGACCATAGGTGGAGGAGTCCATGATGACCGGATTCGCCTTGTCCATCACCGTGTAGACGCCGGGCATGGTCCAGAAGGTGAACGTCTTGCCGGCGATGGTCTCGCTGCCACCGCGGCCCATGGAGGTGGGCATGGTGCGCACCAGCTGACCGTTCTCGAAGACCTGCACCTGATGGGTGTTGTCATCGGCGATGGACACGTGCGAGGGCCCGATCACGAAGTTGGCCTTGGTGTCCTCCTGGCCGAACAGGCCGTTGCCGACCTCGACACCGTAGAGATTGGCCGCCACGCTCACCTTGGTGCCGGTCTTCCAGTACTCCTTGGGCCGCCAGTGCGCGTTGCGGTTGTCCAGCCAGTACCAGGCGCCCTCGACCGGCGGGTCGGAGGTGACGACCAGACGCTTCTGCGCGGCGGCGCGGTCCGGAATGTCCTCGTCGAAGTGCGCGACGATGACCATGCCCACGCCGTAGCTGTTGCCGTCCACGATGGATTGACCGCCCGTGGTGTTCAGATACACCTTGGTCTGGTTCTTCGGCGCGATGGTGGTGAACGTGGAGGTGACCGGTCCGGTGATGCCGGTCACGTCCTCGCCGGTGGCCTTGAGCGTGTAGGTGCGCGAGTAGCCGAGTTGCTCGTTGGGCTTCCACGCCGTCTTGTCCGGGGTGAAGGTGCCGTCGATGACCTTGCCGTCCTCGTTGGTCAGCGACACATCCGTCAGCACACCGCTGGAGGTGCTCACCTCGACCTTCGCCGACGGGTCCACCTTGTCGGAGCCCTGCGCCGGCGTGATGGCGATGGACTGTGCCGCCGCCGTCCGCGGCCCGACCTTCCCGCTCGGGAGATTGGACGAGCACGCCGCCAATACCATGACAAGCGCGAGCAACACGCTCGCTGCGGCGTTCGTCCGAAAACGGCGGGGTGGCATGGCTTCCCTCCTGTAATCGCCGTGCGCCGCACTGCTGCACAGCATCTTGTAACTGCCCAGCGTAGTAGATTACCCTGCGTTTTCGATCTTCCAGCGCCAGGTCATGCTGTCGAAATGACAACGATGTGAGACACACGCGCGACATGCCGATCGGCCGTGGTCATTTCAGCGTTTGTTCCTTGATAGCGAGCTGCTGTTGACCCTTCTGGTAGGTGACCTCGCGGATGCCCAGCGCCTCGTGCAGCTTGCCCGCGGGCAGCGTCACCGGCTTGGGTGCGGGGCCGTCGCCGGGTTTGGGCAGGGGGTAGGCGGTGGTGGTGCCGCTGTAGAAGGTGACGTTGCCCTCGGTCTTGGTGAACAGTTGGTGCACATGGCCGTTGAGGCAGGTCACCGACGAGAACCGCTTCAGATAGCTGAGCGCCTGGGTGGCATCGTCTGTGCCCCAGCCCCATTGGGGATACATGGCGAACAGCGGAATGTGGCTGAATACGACGATCGGTGTGTCACTGGACAATCCGGCCACGTCCTTCTGGACGAAGTCCAGCTGATCCTGTCCGAGATGTCCGAGATTCTTGAGGTTCAGGGTGTTGACCAGACCGATCAGGTGCACGCCGGCGATGTCGAAGCTGTACCAGCCGTCGCCGCGCGTTCCGGTACCGAAGACCGACCGGTATCGTGAGCCGCCGTCATCGCTCGAATCGTGTTCTCCCGGAACGGTGAACACGTGCGGGGTCTTGAAGCCCTGCATCATCTGGTGCACCTGATCGAACTGTTCGGCGGTCGCCAAATGCGTGAGATCGCCGGTGTGAATGACGAAATCGGGTTCGTAGCCCAGCGAATTCACCTGGGAGATGGCCTCGGTGAAGGTGTCGGTCACGCTCGTGTTGGCGGTCCCGGTGAACCCGATGTGGCTGTCGCTGACCTGCGCGAAACGCAGCGTCGGACGGGCCGGTGCGGCCAGTGCGGAACCGGCCACGTGCGAGACCACCTCGCCGCCGACCACCGCCAGGCCCACCGCGGCCCCGAACCAGGCGCTGTGCCGCATGAGCTGGCGGCGGGTCATCTGCTGCGGATCGCGTTCCTCGTTCATTGCGTCACCACCACGGTCGCGTGCATGAACGGGTGGATCGAGCAGACGTAGGCGAACGAGCCCGCCTTGGCGAAGGTGAAGGTGTACGTCGCGCCCGCGCCGAGGGTCGGCGAGCGGAAGCTGCCGTCGTTGGCGACCACGGTGTGCGGTTCCTCGTCCTTGTTGGTCCAGGTCACCGTGGTCCCGGCCTTCACGGTCAGGGAGTTGGGGCCGAAGGCGAAATTGTCGATGGTGACGGCATTCGGGCCGGCCGGCGCCGCCGCGGCGGCGGAGGTGCTCGGCATCGACATGCCGGGCATACCGGTCGGCCCGCTGCCGTCCGGCACCATGCCGGGCGTTGCGGTGCCGGAAGCGAAGGTGAATCCGGGGGCGGCGGTGTCGCCGGCTTTGCCGCCACCGCCGGAACTGCACGCGCTCGCCGTCAGCAGGGCTGCCGCGGCGACGCTGACGGCGACCGCGGTGCGCCGCCGGCTAGGGGTGGGTCTCATGGTGTCCGGGCCTCCATCCGGGATGAGTCCGTTCGCTGCTGCGAACCGGTCATCTGTAGATAGGGGCGCGGGTTACACGAGTCCTGTTGTGCCCGAGAGATGTTGACGGTTACGCGGGCTCGGTCGGGGCGAAAACCTCGATGGTGCCGTTGTTCTCGCGGACTTGGACGGTCGGCAGGGGCGCGGGCGCGATCGGCAGTTGATGCGTCACCACCTGACCCTCGATCGAGAACGAGGTCGAGTGGCAGGGGCAGCGCAACCGCTCGGCCGGGGCGTCGAGCCAGAGTTTGCAGCCCTGATGGGTGCACACGCCCGACACCGCGACCGGATTGCCCCGGTCGCGGCGGACGAAGCCGTTGACGGTGCCGACGTCGAAGGCGATCGTCGAACCCTCCGGCAGATCCGTGGACCGCGCGATCGGCAGCCACGAACCGGTGTTCGGGGCCAGCGGAGTCTGCTGTGCGGCCGGCGGGGCGCCGGGCTGGCCGTGACCGATCAGGGAACGGTCCACGACCGCGCCGACCGTCGCGGCGGCCGCGGCGGCGGAGGTGCCGATCAGCAGGTTGCGACGCCGATATCCGTTGGCGGGCCGCGTTTCCTGCGGCTCGTCCTCGATCTCGGCGGCGAGCCGGCGGTGCAGGCTGCTCAGGAATTCCTCGCTGGGTGCGTCACTGCCCAGCCGCGCCGAACGCAGCTCGATGGCCGTGCGCATCTCCTCGGCCTCGGTCTCGTCGGGCCGGAAGCCGCTGGACTTCTTCCCGGCCAACAGCTCGTCGACGAAACGCCGCACTTCCCGCCCGCTCACCGCACACCTCGCTCGTTCAGCTGGGACGCCATCTGCAACGCCCGATGCTGCATCACCTTCGCATTGGCCACCGTCACGCCCAGGCTCTGCGCCGCCTCTTTCACCGAAAGACCTTGCAGGAACCGTAGTTCCAAAATGCTCCGATAGCGGTCCGGGAGTTCGTCCAGTACCGCCTTGGCGCGGGCCTCGGCCCCGGAATCGGGCAGTTCCTCCGGTGGATCATCCGCGATATCGCCCTCGATCGTGGTGATCTCGCGGCCCATGCGCGCCTTCCAGTGCGCGGCCAGCACGGTGCGGGCGGTGGCGCGGAGGTAGGCGCGCACCTCGGGGGCGCTGGCGGTGATGCGCAGCGGTTTGAGGGCGGCCATGAACACCTCGGCGGTGAGATCCTCGGCGTCGGGCTTGTTGCCGACCTTGCCGAACATCAACGCGTACACCCAGGTGACATTGTCCTTGTACACCGCTTCCCAGCTGGCGTAGCTGTCACCGGACACCAGCCGCAACTCCCGACCCGAGCCCGAACTCGGGACCGGCTGCGCTTGGCGCTCGGATTCGACCCGTCGCACCATGAACCGCCGCTTCCTGTACCCACCGGATGAACCGAATACTTCGACGCGCGTTCACGTCTCTCAGTAGATAGCGGCAGGGGTTACAGCGGGCGGATTTGAGCGCTTTCGGCACAGATCGTCGTCACCGGGCGGCGCCCAGCAGCTCGCCGCGCAGCACGCCCCGCAGGGTCTTGACCGCGACCACCGCCCAGGCGGCGACCAGCAGGGCGTACAGGCCCACGGCGGTGACGGCGAACAGATCGGCCCCGGTGTGCTGGAACAGCGCGGTGCTGCCGGTGACACAGCACCCGACCGGGAAGGTGAACCCCCACCAGGTCAGGTTGAACGGCATCGACTTACGAGCGTGCCAGGTGACCGCGACGGCCAGCGCCAGCCACAGCATCGCGAATCCCCAAGTGGGAATGCCGAACAGCAGCGAGAACATCTGAAACCCGTTGGCATCGTTCGACTCCAGTACGGAGGGCGAAACATTGGCCAGGGCACCGGCCGCAGTCACCCCCTGCCCCAGCGGACCCAGCACCAGCCAGACAGTCGCCACCATCCCCACCGGAGGCAGCCCATGATGCAACAGTCGCGACCAGATCAAGGTGGTGGTGACGAAGGCGGCGATCAGACTCAACCCGAACATCGCCAGACAAGCCACGAACAAGGTCAGGCGAAGCTGCCCGGCCGGGGTGTAGGGGACCAGCAGCGCACCCAATGCGGCCGAAACCATGGGCGGCACCACCGGCATCAGCCAACCGCCGAACGCGGAGTCGGGGTCGAAGTGGTGCCGGGTGATCATCCGGTAGGGAATGCTGGCCGCGGTCAGCAACCCGATCACCGTTCCGGCCGACCACAAGATCCAGTCGACGGTCAGGGCGGCAGGGGTTCCGATCACATCCTTCCCCAACAACAGAGTGCCCGCACCGACGGTCATCAACGCCATCGGCAGCGCGCCGTAGAACTGCATCATCACCGGATTCCGCCCATGCCCCCGAGCCTCTTCCGGATATCGCCGCCAATGCAGCACCCAGGCCCCCACCAACACGATCAGCAGCAGCGAAGCCAGCCCCCACACCACAGTCGCGCCCCCACGCAACCCAGGAAACCGACCCGGAAGAGTAGCCGCAGCATTCCCAACAATCCCAGTCCCCATAACCACCGCGAACCAGTTAGGCGCCAAATACCGCAGCGGCTCCCGAACCTCCCGCGCCGCCGTCGACGGCTGCCAGGCGGTAGAAACGGCTTTCTCGTTCCGGCGAAAGGTCACTGTGGTCATGCCTCAACCCTCGTTCACTCGAGGACGCCCCGGTAGAGACCGCAAATCAATGGATACATAGAACGAATCTATGCCCCCGAAACCCAAAGACGAAAACCCAAAAGAAGAAAAGATAAAAGACGGCCTGGAGGAGGGAGAGAGGGTGGCCGAGCTTGCGAGGCCCCTCACCCACCAGCGCACACCGGGAACAGCTCGCGCCTCCCAGCACACTCACCCGCCAACCTCGCTCACCTTCCAGCACACTCGCCCACCGGCCGTGAATCTGTCTCTGTGGAGTTGTCAAAGAACTTGCAGCGCTTGCGCTTTGGGGGAAGTCCTCGGGTGTGAGGGGCTTCGCGGGATGCAGTTGGTGGGGTTGTCTCGAGTAGGTGATGCGTGCAGTCCGTGGGCCGGAATCGGCTGGCTGCGGCTCGCGACTGGGCGTCAGCCCCGGTCCGGCAGGGCAGGCGACGCCACCACACTGTTCTGTTTGCTTTGCGTACGCCCGGGGTGGAACAGCGGCCCGGGTTCATGCGGCTTGTGGGCCCCACTGGTGGCAGCGTGCGGCGATGCTAGTGGCGACCCGCTCGCCCGCGTGATGTTTCTCGTTCACCCGAGGCGTGCGCGTCGGATCGATGACCGCTGGCGCGATCCAGCCGACCCGCCCGCGATGCGGGGAATCGCTGCCCATCATGACCGTGGTCCACCCGTACTCGCTGTCGTTGACCATCGCGTGGT
This sequence is a window from Nocardia yunnanensis. Protein-coding genes within it:
- a CDS encoding TDT family transporter, with product MTTVTFRRNEKAVSTAWQPSTAAREVREPLRYLAPNWFAVVMGTGIVGNAAATLPGRFPGLRGGATVVWGLASLLLIVLVGAWVLHWRRYPEEARGHGRNPVMMQFYGALPMALMTVGAGTLLLGKDVIGTPAALTVDWILWSAGTVIGLLTAASIPYRMITRHHFDPDSAFGGWLMPVVPPMVSAALGALLVPYTPAGQLRLTLFVACLAMFGLSLIAAFVTTTLIWSRLLHHGLPPVGMVATVWLVLGPLGQGVTAAGALANVSPSVLESNDANGFQMFSLLFGIPTWGFAMLWLALAVAVTWHARKSMPFNLTWWGFTFPVGCCVTGSTALFQHTGADLFAVTAVGLYALLVAAWAVVAVKTLRGVLRGELLGAAR
- a CDS encoding metallophosphoesterase family protein; translated protein: MNEERDPQQMTRRQLMRHSAWFGAAVGLAVVGGEVVSHVAGSALAAPARPTLRFAQVSDSHIGFTGTANTSVTDTFTEAISQVNSLGYEPDFVIHTGDLTHLATAEQFDQVHQMMQGFKTPHVFTVPGEHDSSDDGGSRYRSVFGTGTRGDGWYSFDIAGVHLIGLVNTLNLKNLGHLGQDQLDFVQKDVAGLSSDTPIVVFSHIPLFAMYPQWGWGTDDATQALSYLKRFSSVTCLNGHVHQLFTKTEGNVTFYSGTTTAYPLPKPGDGPAPKPVTLPAGKLHEALGIREVTYQKGQQQLAIKEQTLK
- a CDS encoding Rieske (2Fe-2S) protein; amino-acid sequence: MSGREVRRFVDELLAGKKSSGFRPDETEAEEMRTAIELRSARLGSDAPSEEFLSSLHRRLAAEIEDEPQETRPANGYRRRNLLIGTSAAAAAATVGAVVDRSLIGHGQPGAPPAAQQTPLAPNTGSWLPIARSTDLPEGSTIAFDVGTVNGFVRRDRGNPVAVSGVCTHQGCKLWLDAPAERLRCPCHSTSFSIEGQVVTHQLPIAPAPLPTVQVRENNGTIEVFAPTEPA
- a CDS encoding HNH endonuclease signature motif containing protein, with the translated sequence MVGWNCDAPAAMCAAHHVVDWAKGGPTDLDNLALVCDHHHAMVNDSEYGWTTVMMGSDSPHRGRVGWIAPAVIDPTRTPRVNEKHHAGERVATSIAARCHQWGPQAA
- a CDS encoding NADP-dependent oxidoreductase, translated to MKSTRIVLASRPVGRPEQENFRTETVELEAPKPGEALLQTLYLSLDPYMRGRMSDAPSYAPPVEIGQTMCGATVSRVLESDDPALRPGDVVLGYGGWQTHSVERAATLRKLDPALAPLTTALGVLGMPGITAYSGLMTIGRPEPGETVVVAAATGPVGATVGQIARIKGARAVGIAGGPEKVALLRDHFGFDAAIDHRAPDFAEQLAAATPDGIDVYFENVGGAVFDAVLPRLNQYARIPVCGLVANYNDTDLPPGPDRLPLLMSNILRKSLTVRGFIVSEFMSQAAEYIPAAAQWIAEGKLSYLEDVVEGLDHAVEAFQGLLTGKNRGKLVVEVSAIS
- a CDS encoding L,D-transpeptidase produces the protein MPPRRFRTNAAASVLLALVMVLAACSSNLPSGKVGPRTAAAQSIAITPAQGSDKVDPSAKVEVSTSSGVLTDVSLTNEDGKVIDGTFTPDKTAWKPNEQLGYSRTYTLKATGEDVTGITGPVTSTFTTIAPKNQTKVYLNTTGGQSIVDGNSYGVGMVIVAHFDEDIPDRAAAQKRLVVTSDPPVEGAWYWLDNRNAHWRPKEYWKTGTKVSVAANLYGVEVGNGLFGQEDTKANFVIGPSHVSIADDNTHQVQVFENGQLVRTMPTSMGRGGSETIAGKTFTFWTMPGVYTVMDKANPVIMDSSTYGLPVNSRLGYKEAIGWATRISTDGIYLHQLDSTVWAQGNTDTSHGCLNLNQENAQWFFNFAQPGDVVEVRNTGGAPLEVWQNGDWTLSWDQWLAGSAR
- a CDS encoding cupredoxin domain-containing protein, coding for MVPDGSGPTGMPGMSMPSTSAAAAAPAGPNAVTIDNFAFGPNSLTVKAGTTVTWTNKDEEPHTVVANDGSFRSPTLGAGATYTFTFAKAGSFAYVCSIHPFMHATVVVTQ
- a CDS encoding RNA polymerase sigma factor, whose translation is MVRRVESERQAQPVPSSGSGRELRLVSGDSYASWEAVYKDNVTWVYALMFGKVGNKPDAEDLTAEVFMAALKPLRITASAPEVRAYLRATARTVLAAHWKARMGREITTIEGDIADDPPEELPDSGAEARAKAVLDELPDRYRSILELRFLQGLSVKEAAQSLGVTVANAKVMQHRALQMASQLNERGVR
- a CDS encoding lipopolysaccharide biosynthesis protein codes for the protein MAGQQVGRAGLLGRVRARVAEDGLLSVLRDIGFVSLGKYGQFLVTAVTVPLTARTLGVSGVGLLAIGMSAYFLGSLVVDLGINTFLAALIDEEGLAELRGSYLAVRAAGLGVIGVALVAGLAFGAGAHVRMILLGLFVGGFLSMSEDWLLVGQARFGASMTYQIAGRIVYLVLLVAILPGLPHAEIVLLCLLLSSTVTVALTWWDARSRYGRPGRPSKVAMILRKGAPIVASRLLVTSYGQGTATVYSSVLDAASLGLYSASDKLVRAVQSLLDPVGLALLPRMAREREDANFWRHEMRALGACVIVAAVAAAGIWLAAPLAVRIVYDDDFRGVVPILRVEVCILVATATTSFVTTALLPVRQDTVGVMIGAVIGTAVAATALLLTLRTHSVWTLVWGTVAAEFCVAAWYLARSGRLAARERPQRALPASH